Proteins from a genomic interval of Desulfurobacterium sp. TC5-1:
- the radA gene encoding DNA repair protein RadA — protein MAKKKTVYICQSCGYKSPTWSGKCPECGSWGTLIEEVISKPAGKASVSWIETSSEKPTPITEISEIEKERYISGIEEFDRVAGGGIVKGSVSLLSGEPGIGKSTFLLQLSEKLSKHGKVLYVSAEESPQQISMRARRLEISSPEILVLANNNLEEIKNFIEKEKPAFLIVDSIQTVYLPHIESAAGSVSQVREGTAFVTNLSKAKGITTFIVGHVNKEGTIAGPKVLEHIVDAVYQFEGDRGHNFRILKALKNRFGSTGEIAVFQMEEKGLKEVKNPSLFFLSERPVGKPGSVIYCSIEGTRPLLLEVQALVSRAVFSTPQRRAKGIDANRLSIIIAVLEKELGYPLRNFDVFVNIVGGVKIKEPAVDLPVALAIASSYLGKPVRRDIAVFGEIGLSGEIRSVRLEEMRIKEIEKNGFRPLFPALQRKNNKLKLLSEAVKTAIEEQQDGGSDRKPLNS, from the coding sequence ATGGCAAAGAAAAAGACCGTTTATATCTGTCAATCGTGTGGATACAAAAGTCCCACCTGGTCTGGAAAATGTCCGGAGTGTGGAAGCTGGGGAACCTTAATAGAAGAAGTAATTTCAAAACCTGCAGGTAAAGCTTCCGTTTCATGGATTGAAACCTCTTCCGAAAAGCCTACACCAATAACTGAAATTTCAGAAATAGAAAAAGAACGGTACATATCCGGCATTGAAGAATTTGACAGAGTAGCGGGTGGAGGTATTGTAAAAGGTTCTGTTTCCCTGCTGTCAGGTGAACCGGGTATAGGAAAATCAACGTTTCTGCTTCAACTTTCGGAAAAACTCTCTAAACACGGTAAAGTACTCTACGTTTCGGCAGAAGAATCGCCTCAACAGATATCAATGAGGGCAAGGAGACTTGAAATATCAAGCCCTGAAATATTAGTCCTTGCAAATAATAATCTTGAAGAGATAAAAAATTTTATTGAAAAGGAGAAACCGGCATTTCTCATAGTTGATTCAATACAGACAGTTTATCTCCCGCACATTGAATCTGCGGCAGGTTCTGTATCACAGGTAAGAGAAGGAACTGCCTTTGTAACCAACCTGTCAAAAGCGAAGGGAATAACAACGTTTATAGTAGGTCATGTAAACAAAGAGGGAACAATAGCCGGTCCAAAGGTTCTTGAGCACATAGTTGATGCTGTTTACCAGTTTGAGGGTGATAGAGGGCACAATTTTAGAATCTTAAAAGCGCTAAAAAACCGTTTTGGTTCGACGGGGGAAATAGCCGTATTTCAGATGGAAGAAAAGGGATTAAAAGAGGTTAAAAATCCTTCACTCTTTTTCCTATCGGAACGTCCCGTAGGAAAGCCGGGTTCTGTTATCTACTGCAGCATAGAAGGGACAAGGCCGCTGCTTCTTGAGGTGCAGGCCTTAGTGTCAAGGGCTGTTTTTTCAACGCCTCAGAGGAGGGCAAAAGGCATAGATGCCAACCGTCTTTCCATTATCATAGCCGTTCTTGAAAAGGAGTTGGGATATCCGTTAAGAAATTTTGACGTTTTTGTAAATATCGTAGGCGGTGTAAAAATAAAGGAACCGGCCGTTGATCTTCCCGTTGCACTGGCAATTGCGTCAAGTTACCTTGGTAAGCCTGTAAGGAGAGATATTGCTGTTTTTGGAGAGATAGGATTGTCAGGAGAAATAAGGAGCGTGCGACTTGAAGAGATGAGGATAAAAGAGATTGAAAAGAACGGTTTCCGCCCGCTTTTTCCTGCTTTACAGAGGAAAAATAATAAGCTAAAATTATTATCAGAGGCAGTTAAAACGGCAATAGAGGAACAACAAGATGGGGGATCTGACAGAAAGCCTCTTAACTCTTGA
- the purU gene encoding formyltetrahydrofolate deformylase: MEETATLLISCPDRKGILAEITGFIARNDGNIIHADQHIDFQKHIFFMRIEWDLKDFKIPKEKIATAFSFIANKFSMKWDLKFNTEIPNVAIFVSRYDHCLYDLLYRFKAGEMRGNLRLVISNHRDLENVVKMFGIDFYHFPKTKETKKDVEKKEIELLKKENIDLIILARYMQILTDDFVREFPNRIINIHHSFLPAFVGARPYHRAYERGVKIIGATSHYVTEELDQGPIIEQDVVRVTHRDTVEDMIRKGRDLEKVVLAKAVRWHLENKILVYDNKTVIFD; encoded by the coding sequence ATGGAAGAAACAGCCACACTGCTTATATCATGTCCCGATAGAAAAGGTATCTTGGCAGAAATAACCGGCTTTATCGCAAGAAACGATGGGAACATCATTCATGCCGACCAGCATATCGATTTTCAGAAACACATCTTTTTCATGCGGATAGAGTGGGATTTGAAAGATTTTAAAATTCCGAAGGAAAAGATAGCAACCGCTTTCTCTTTCATAGCCAATAAATTTTCCATGAAGTGGGACTTGAAATTCAACACTGAAATTCCAAACGTTGCTATATTTGTGTCAAGGTACGACCACTGTCTGTACGACCTTCTCTACAGATTTAAAGCTGGAGAGATGAGGGGAAACCTTAGACTTGTAATCAGCAACCATAGAGATCTTGAAAATGTTGTAAAGATGTTTGGCATAGATTTTTACCACTTTCCGAAAACGAAAGAGACAAAAAAAGATGTTGAAAAGAAAGAGATAGAACTTTTAAAGAAAGAAAACATTGACCTTATAATTCTTGCAAGATACATGCAGATACTTACAGATGATTTCGTCCGTGAATTTCCAAACCGGATTATAAACATTCACCATTCCTTCTTACCGGCTTTTGTTGGTGCCCGTCCGTACCACAGGGCATATGAAAGGGGAGTGAAGATAATTGGAGCAACCAGTCACTACGTAACAGAAGAGCTTGACCAGGGACCCATAATTGAACAGGACGTTGTCAGAGTTACGCACAGAGACACTGTTGAAGACATGATAAGAAAGGGAAGAGACCTTGAAAAAGTTGTCCTTGCGAAAGCTGTAAGGTGGCATCTCGAAAACAAAATACTTGTTTATGACAACAAAACGGTTATCTTTGATTAA